The following coding sequences lie in one Arachis hypogaea cultivar Tifrunner chromosome 9, arahy.Tifrunner.gnm2.J5K5, whole genome shotgun sequence genomic window:
- the LOC112709536 gene encoding protein MAIN-LIKE 2-like yields the protein MEVNVATAHALPTCVLTPHGTLVDVFMVDPTDPNMEIRRQRLEPYLRRTEFYHAFLIKCFEYDNPLINAFVERWRLETHTFHLPWGECTITLEDVAMQLGLLVDGKVPAGHVWTTKFNIKLKWLRTRLQQMPLDLEDNGLMQYARCYILYLLGGVLLPDKANNTVHVRYLPLLADYDGICTYNWGSAVLYWLYRTMCLATEYSVEGMITFLGTECHDTV from the exons ATGGAGGTCAACGTAGCAACTGCACATGCATTG CCGACATGTGTCCTTACTCCTCATGGCACGCTCGTCGATGTTTTCATGGTAGATCCTACGGATCCAAACATGGAAATTAGGCGGCAGAGGCTTGAGCCTTATCTGAGACGCACGGAATTTTACCATGCCTTTTTGATCAAGTGCTTCGAGTACGACAATCCACTTATTAATGCCTTTGTCGAACGATGGCGACTGGAGACACACACCTTCCACCTCCCTTGGGGCGAGTGTACGATAACCCTGGAGGATGTAGCAATGCAGCTAGGGTTACTTGTTGATG GTAAGGTTCCCGCCGGCCATGTATGGACAACGAAGTTCAACATAAAGTTGAAGTGGCTCAGAACTCGTCTTCAGCAGATGCCGCTTGACTTAGAAGATAATGGCCTCATGCAATATGCACGGTGTTACATACTTTACTTGTTGGGAGGCGTGCTTCTTCCAGACAAGGCGAACAACACGGTGCATGTTCGATATCTGCCGTTATTAGCTGACTATGATGGGATCTGCACGTACAATTGGGGTAGCGCCGTCCTCTATTGGTTATATCGTACTATGTGCTTAGCAACAGAGTACAGTGTTGAGGGTATG ATTACTTTTCTTGGCACCGAATGTCACGACACCGTATAG
- the LOC112712025 gene encoding 2-oxoglutarate and iron-dependent oxygenase domain-containing protein CP2, giving the protein MAHQNGSFPRITYQQQLQLLQQQQQQVLIQQQHHLQQRHQQHQRQQQQQLEQHPRVSTNIIANGHVAGPQNQRLSLTPCSTRLRSDPKQDHKPDNYEDLQLGFDPRVFSSLEQYMPPDMLNKPRDVKAQYMSSILMRYSSEGDRVRIQKHKEYRQKIMSTYQPLYKEIYTMDAENFFVPSFLDAIRENTEAGFRRILAEPTRGIYTFEMLQPEFCEMLVSEVDNFERWVHESKIKIMRPNTMNKFGVVLDDFGMESMLDKLMKDFIRPLSRVFFAEFGGCSLDTHHGFIVEYGIHRDRELGFHVDDSEVTLNVCLGKEFSGGELFFRGARCDAHVNSDSQLEEIFDYSHVPGQAILHSGRHRHGAKATVSGKRMNLILWCRSSTFREMIKYQRAFAGWCGECRRKKKERERLSIAATKQELLKRRMAL; this is encoded by the exons ATGGCTCATCAAAACGGTTCATTTCCCCGCATAACCTATCAGCAACAGCTTCAGCTTCTTCAGCAGCAACAGCAGCAGGTTCTTATTCAGCAGCAGCATCATCTTCAGCAGCGACACCAACAACACCaacgacaacaacaacaacagctgGAACAACACCCCCGCGTGTCCACCAACATCATCGCAAACGGACACGTGGCTGGGCCACAGAATCAGAGGTTATCGTTGACGCCATGTTCGACGCGATTGCGCTCGGACCCAAAGCAAGACCACAAGCCCGATAACTACGAAGACCTGCAATTGGGGTTCGACCCACGCGTGTTCAGCTCGCTGGAGCAATACATGCCACCCGACATGCTCAACAAGCCGCGTGATGTTAAGGCTCAGTATATGAGTAGCATTCTCATGCGATATTCCTCTGAGGGTGATCGTGTTCGG ATTCAAAAGCACAAGGAATATAGGCAGAAGATCATGTCCACTTATCAA CCATTATATAAGGAGATATATACCATGGATGCTGAAAACTTTTTTGTGCCCTCGTTTCTCGATGCAATTAGAGAAAATACGGAAGCAGGTTTTAGACGAATACTGGCTGAACCCACAAGAGGAATTTATACATTTGAAATGCTTCAACCAGAGTTTTGTGAAATGTTGGTATCTGAG GTGGATAATTTTGAAAGATGGGTCCACGAGTCCAAAATCAAAATCATGCGACCTAATACAATGAATAAATTTGGTGTTGTTCTTGATGACTTTGGCATGGAAAGCATGCTTGATAAACTGATGAAAGATTTCATACGTCCCTTATCACGAG TTTTCTTTGCTGAATTCGGTGGATGCTCTCTGGACACTCATCATGGATTTATTGTTGAATATGGGATCCACAGGGATAGAGAACTTG GCTTCCATGTAGATGACTCAGAAGTTACCTTGAATGTTTGCTTGGGTAAAGAATTTTCCGGTGGAGAACTGTTCTTCCGGGGTGCTCGATGTGATGCACATGTGAATTCAGATTCCCAACTAGAG GAGATCTTCGATTATTCCCACGTTCCAGGACAGGCAATTCTTCATAGTGGTCGTCATCGGCATGGTGCCAAAGCGACAGTATCTGGGAAGCGAATGAATTTGATTCTGTGGTGTAGAAG CTCAACATTTAGAGAGATGATCAAGTATCAGAGAGCGTTTGCTGGCTGGTGTGGAGAATGCCGGCGcaagaagaaggagagagagcGGTTATCAATTGCAGCAACCAAACAG GAATTGCTTAAGAGAAGAATGGCCCTATAA
- the LOC112712024 gene encoding fructose-bisphosphate aldolase 3, chloroplastic, producing the protein MAACASFAKLNSLSSPWISNNSFSSRSGSSSLLATRRVSLPIRATSYSDELVKTAKTIASPGRGILAIDESNATCGKRLASIGLDNTEVNRQAYRQLLLTTPGLGEYISGSILFEETLYQSTTDGKKFVDCLREENIVPGIKVDKGLVPLPGSNNESWCQGLDGLASRSAEYYKQGARFAKWRTVVSIPCGPSALAVKEAAWGLARYAAISQDNGLVPIVEPEILLDGDHPIERTLEVAEKVWSEVFFYLAQNNVIFEGILLKPSMVTPGAEHKEKASPETIAKYTLTMLRRRVPPAVPGIMFLSGGQSEVEATLNLNAMNQSPNPWHVSFSYARALQNTVLKTWQGRPENVEAAQKSLLVRAKANSLAQLGRYSAEGESEEAKKGMFVKGYTY; encoded by the exons ATGGCCGCGTGTGCAAGCTTCGCCAAGCTCAACTCCTTGTCTTCCCCCTGGATCTCCAACAACTCCTTCTCTTCCCGCAGCGGATCCTCGTCTCTCCTCGCCACTCGCCGTGTCTCCCTCCCGATCCGCGCCACCTCTTACTCCGACGAACTCGTCAAAACCGCT AAAACTATTGCATCTCCTGGTCGTGGAATTCTTGCCATTGATGAGTCCAATGCCACCTGTGGGAAGCGGTTGGCATCGATAGGATTGGACAACACCGAGGTCAATCGTCAGGCCTACAGGCAGCTTCTGCTGACCACACCCGGCCTTGGTGAATACATTTCTGGTTCCATTCTCTTTGAGGAAACCCTTTACCAGTCAACAACCGATGGAAAGAAGTTTGTTGATTGCCTTCGTGAGGAGAACATTGTGCCTGGCATCAAAGTTGATAAG GGCTTGGTCCCACTACCAGGATCAAACAATGAATCTTGGTGCCAAGGGCTAGATGGATTGGCTTCAAGATCTGCTGAATACTACAAGCAAGGTGCTCGATTTGCCAAGTG GCGGACAGTTGTTAGCATTCCATGTGGTCCTTCTGCATTAGCTGTTAAGGAAGCAGCATGGGGACTTGCACGATATGCTGCTATCTCTCAG GACAATGGCCTTGTTCCAATTGTAGAGCCGGAAATTCTTCTAGATGGTGATCACCCGATTGAGAGGACATTAGAAGTGGCAGAGAAGGTCTGGTCAGAAGTCTTCTTTTATTTGGCTCAAAACAATGTCATTTTTGAGGGAATTTTGCTCAAACCTAGCATGGTTACACCTGGGGCCGAGCACAAGGAAAAGGCTTCTCCAGAAACCATTGCCAAATATACACTTACCATGCTTAGAAGAAGAGTTCCTCCTGCAGTCCCTGGAATCATG TTCTTGTCTGGTGGACAATCTGAAGTGGAAGCAACACTGAACCTTAATGCAATGAACCAAAGTCCCAACCCATGGCACGTTTCATTTTCATATGCACGAGCTCTGCAGAACACTGTGCTCAAGACATGGCAAGGACGCCCCGAGAATGTGGAAGCGGCTCAAAAGTCTCTTTTGGTGCGCGCAAAAGCAAACTCCTTGGCTCAGTTGGGAAGATATTCTGCCGAGGGTGAAAGCGAAGAAGCCAAGAAGGGAATGTTTGTCAAGGGCTATACCTACTAG